A genomic window from Peromyscus maniculatus bairdii isolate BWxNUB_F1_BW_parent chromosome 1, HU_Pman_BW_mat_3.1, whole genome shotgun sequence includes:
- the LOC102924948 gene encoding paired immunoglobulin-like receptor B isoform X3, with the protein MTFTFTALLCLGLTLGLRNLVLAGALAKPILTVQPDSVVYKQTTVTFFCEGTTGAKEYILYKERSQYLQSTEIPQKPKKKAEFSIPKIDPNQAGRYQCRYQTHDGWSEFSDSLELVVTGVHSKPSLSALPSPVVSEGGHVTLQCVSKQRYHRFILTGKGTRNISQMLDSKYNYSIQYYQALYSVGPVTSSQRWTFQCYSNYGRSPLLWSEPSDPLELLFSGTLHKPIIKAETGSVVTSGSPMTICCEGSLDAEIYVLHKEGSQKPWGTQTPEKPENKAKFSIPFVTKQHGGQYRCYCYSSAGWSERSDTLELVVTGIYHKKPRLTALPSPVVTLGENMTLQCVSQEGYDELVLTKEDQKFLSSLNSQFIYSIIQYQALFSIDHVTSDHGGTFRCYGYYNQTPHMWSVPSEPLEIHITVLSKKPSLLTHQGQILDPGKSLTLQCCSDINYDRFALYKLGGADFTQNGGQWTQSGLSLANFTLGPVSSSTGGQYRCYGAHNLSSEWSASSDPLDILITGQRPFSPSLSVKPNSTVHSGDNVTLLCQSPYKVDTFILSKEGAAQQPQQLKSKSEAWDFQAEFSMSAVTSALSGTYRCYGSQDSSPYLLSYGSDPVELMVSASENQDHTVENLIRMGMAVMILIVIGILVFEGWGSQRQIHHAAEK; encoded by the exons ATGACGTTCACTTTCACAGCCCTGCTCTGTCTGG GACTGACTCTGGGCCTCAGGAACCTTGTGCTGGCAG GCGCCCTAGCTAAGCCTATCCTCACAGTTCAGCCAGACTCTGTGGTCTACAAGCAGACTACAGTGACCTTCTTCTGTGAGGGGACCACAGGAGCCAAAGAGTACATACTCTATAAAGAGAGATCCCAGTATCTACAGAGCACAGAGATTCCACAGAAGCCTAAGAAGAAGGCAGAATTCTCAATCCCAAAAATAGACCCCAATCAAGCGGGGCGATATCAATGTCGATATCAGACTCATGATGGATGGTCAGAGTTcagtgactccctggagctggtggtgacag gAGTACACAGCAAACCCAGCCTGTCAGCCCTGCCCAGTCCTGTGGTGTCTGAGGGAGGACATGTAACCCTCCAGTGTGTCTCAAAACAACGATACCACAGGTTCATTCTGACTGGGAAAGGAACACGGaatatctcccaaatgctggattcAAAGTATAACTACTCTATTCAGTACTACCAGGCCCTGTACTCTGTCGGCCCTGTGACCTCCAGCCAAAGGTGGACATTCCAATGCTACAGCAATTACGGGAGAAGCCCACTGCTGTGGTCAGAGCCTAGTGACCCCCTGGAGCTCCTGTTCTCAG GGACCCTCCACAAACCCATCATCAAGGCTGAGACAGGCTCTGTGGTCACCTCAGGAAGTCCCATGACCATCTGTTGTGAAGGGAGCCTGGATGCAGAAATATATGTTCTGCATAAAGAAGGAAGCCAAAAACCCTGGGGCACACAGACCCCAGAGAAGCCTGAGAACAAGGCCAAGTTCTCCATCCCTTTTGTGACAAAGCAACATGGGGGACAATATCGCTGTTACTGTTACAGCTCAGCTGGCTGGTCAGAGCGCAGTGACACCCTGGaactggtggtgacag GAATCTACCACAAAAAACCCAGACTGacagccctgcccagccctgtggtgactTTAGGAGAGAACATGACCCTACAGTGTGTCTCACAGGAGGGATATGATGAACTCGTTCTCAccaaggaagatcagaagttcctCAGCTCTCTGAACTCACAGTTTATATACAGTATTATACAGTACCAAGCCTTGTTCTCTATAGATCATGTAACATCAGACCATGGAGGGACATTCAGATGTTATGGTTACTACAACCAAACTCCACATATGTGGTCAGTACCCAGTGAACCCCTGGAAATACACATAACAG TTCTGTCCAAGAAGCCGTCCTTACTGACTCACCAAGGCCAgatcctggaccctgggaagagCCTCACCCTGCAGTGTTGCTCTGACATCAACTATGACAGATTTGCCCTGTACAAGTTAGGGGGAGCTGACTTCACCCAGAATGGGGGCCAGTGGACCCAGAGTGGCCTCTCCTTGGCCAACTTCACACTGGGCCCTGTGAGCAGCTCTACTGGAGGCCAATACAGATGCTATGGTGCACACAACCTCTCCTCTGAGTGGTCAGCCTCCAGTGACCCCCTGGACATCCTGATCACAG GACAGCGTCCCTTCAGTCCTTCCCTCTCAGTGAAGCCTAACTCCACAGTACACTCTGGAGACAACGTGACTCTGCTGTGTCAGTCACCATACAAAGTGGACACTTTCATTCTGTCCAAGGAGGGAGCAGCCCAACAACCCCAGCAACTAAAATCAAAATCTGAAGcttgggacttccaggcagaattCTCCATGAGTGCTGTGACCTCTGCCCTCTCGGGCACCTACAGGTGCTATGGATCTCAAGACTCATCTCCCTATCTCTTGTCATATGGCAGTGACCCTGTGGAGCTCATGGTCTCAG CCTCAGAGAACCAGGATCACACAGTGGAGAATCTCATCAGGATGGGGATGGCTGTCATGATCCTCATAGTCATTGGGATTCTGGTCTTTGAGGGTTGGGGCAGCCAGAGACAGATCCACCATGCAGCTGAGAAGTAA
- the LOC102924948 gene encoding paired immunoglobulin-like receptor B isoform X2, with translation MTFTFTALLCLGLTLGLRNLVLAGALAKPILTVQPDSVVYKQTTVTFFCEGTTGAKEYILYKERSQYLQSTEIPQKPKKKAEFSIPKIDPNQAGRYQCRYQTHDGWSEFSDSLELVVTGVHSKPSLSALPSPVVSEGGHVTLQCVSKQRYHRFILTGKGTRNISQMLDSKYNYSIQYYQALYSVGPVTSSQRWTFQCYSNYGRSPLLWSEPSDPLELLFSGTLHKPIIKAETGSVVTSGSPMTICCEGSLDAEIYVLHKEGSQKPWGTQTPEKPENKAKFSIPFVTKQHGGQYRCYCYSSAGWSERSDTLELVVTGIYHKKPRLTALPSPVVTLGENMTLQCVSQEGYDELVLTKEDQKFLSSLNSQFIYSIIQYQALFSIDHVTSDHGGTFRCYGYYNQTPHMWSVPSEPLEIHITVLSKKPSLLTHQGQILDPGKSLTLQCCSDINYDRFALYKLGGADFTQNGGQWTQSGLSLANFTLGPVSSSTGGQYRCYGAHNLSSEWSASSDPLDILITGQRPFSPSLSVKPNSTVHSGDNVTLLCQSPYKVDTFILSKEGAAQQPQQLKSKSEAWDFQAEFSMSAVTSALSGTYRCYGSQDSSPYLLSYGSDPVELMVSGSIRASSPPPSRPMPTAASENQDHTVENLIRMGMAVMILIVIGILVFEGWGSQRQIHHAAEK, from the exons ATGACGTTCACTTTCACAGCCCTGCTCTGTCTGG GACTGACTCTGGGCCTCAGGAACCTTGTGCTGGCAG GCGCCCTAGCTAAGCCTATCCTCACAGTTCAGCCAGACTCTGTGGTCTACAAGCAGACTACAGTGACCTTCTTCTGTGAGGGGACCACAGGAGCCAAAGAGTACATACTCTATAAAGAGAGATCCCAGTATCTACAGAGCACAGAGATTCCACAGAAGCCTAAGAAGAAGGCAGAATTCTCAATCCCAAAAATAGACCCCAATCAAGCGGGGCGATATCAATGTCGATATCAGACTCATGATGGATGGTCAGAGTTcagtgactccctggagctggtggtgacag gAGTACACAGCAAACCCAGCCTGTCAGCCCTGCCCAGTCCTGTGGTGTCTGAGGGAGGACATGTAACCCTCCAGTGTGTCTCAAAACAACGATACCACAGGTTCATTCTGACTGGGAAAGGAACACGGaatatctcccaaatgctggattcAAAGTATAACTACTCTATTCAGTACTACCAGGCCCTGTACTCTGTCGGCCCTGTGACCTCCAGCCAAAGGTGGACATTCCAATGCTACAGCAATTACGGGAGAAGCCCACTGCTGTGGTCAGAGCCTAGTGACCCCCTGGAGCTCCTGTTCTCAG GGACCCTCCACAAACCCATCATCAAGGCTGAGACAGGCTCTGTGGTCACCTCAGGAAGTCCCATGACCATCTGTTGTGAAGGGAGCCTGGATGCAGAAATATATGTTCTGCATAAAGAAGGAAGCCAAAAACCCTGGGGCACACAGACCCCAGAGAAGCCTGAGAACAAGGCCAAGTTCTCCATCCCTTTTGTGACAAAGCAACATGGGGGACAATATCGCTGTTACTGTTACAGCTCAGCTGGCTGGTCAGAGCGCAGTGACACCCTGGaactggtggtgacag GAATCTACCACAAAAAACCCAGACTGacagccctgcccagccctgtggtgactTTAGGAGAGAACATGACCCTACAGTGTGTCTCACAGGAGGGATATGATGAACTCGTTCTCAccaaggaagatcagaagttcctCAGCTCTCTGAACTCACAGTTTATATACAGTATTATACAGTACCAAGCCTTGTTCTCTATAGATCATGTAACATCAGACCATGGAGGGACATTCAGATGTTATGGTTACTACAACCAAACTCCACATATGTGGTCAGTACCCAGTGAACCCCTGGAAATACACATAACAG TTCTGTCCAAGAAGCCGTCCTTACTGACTCACCAAGGCCAgatcctggaccctgggaagagCCTCACCCTGCAGTGTTGCTCTGACATCAACTATGACAGATTTGCCCTGTACAAGTTAGGGGGAGCTGACTTCACCCAGAATGGGGGCCAGTGGACCCAGAGTGGCCTCTCCTTGGCCAACTTCACACTGGGCCCTGTGAGCAGCTCTACTGGAGGCCAATACAGATGCTATGGTGCACACAACCTCTCCTCTGAGTGGTCAGCCTCCAGTGACCCCCTGGACATCCTGATCACAG GACAGCGTCCCTTCAGTCCTTCCCTCTCAGTGAAGCCTAACTCCACAGTACACTCTGGAGACAACGTGACTCTGCTGTGTCAGTCACCATACAAAGTGGACACTTTCATTCTGTCCAAGGAGGGAGCAGCCCAACAACCCCAGCAACTAAAATCAAAATCTGAAGcttgggacttccaggcagaattCTCCATGAGTGCTGTGACCTCTGCCCTCTCGGGCACCTACAGGTGCTATGGATCTCAAGACTCATCTCCCTATCTCTTGTCATATGGCAGTGACCCTGTGGAGCTCATGGTCTCAG gaTCCATTAGAGCCTCAAGCCCACCACCCTCAAGACCTATGCCAACAGCTG CCTCAGAGAACCAGGATCACACAGTGGAGAATCTCATCAGGATGGGGATGGCTGTCATGATCCTCATAGTCATTGGGATTCTGGTCTTTGAGGGTTGGGGCAGCCAGAGACAGATCCACCATGCAGCTGAGAAGTAA
- the LOC102924948 gene encoding paired immunoglobulin-like receptor B isoform X1 yields MLLQSLGTGPSGNPRVSGGSAEGRTCSSFRAKPLTGNCLPGLTLGLRNLVLAGALAKPILTVQPDSVVYKQTTVTFFCEGTTGAKEYILYKERSQYLQSTEIPQKPKKKAEFSIPKIDPNQAGRYQCRYQTHDGWSEFSDSLELVVTGVHSKPSLSALPSPVVSEGGHVTLQCVSKQRYHRFILTGKGTRNISQMLDSKYNYSIQYYQALYSVGPVTSSQRWTFQCYSNYGRSPLLWSEPSDPLELLFSGTLHKPIIKAETGSVVTSGSPMTICCEGSLDAEIYVLHKEGSQKPWGTQTPEKPENKAKFSIPFVTKQHGGQYRCYCYSSAGWSERSDTLELVVTGIYHKKPRLTALPSPVVTLGENMTLQCVSQEGYDELVLTKEDQKFLSSLNSQFIYSIIQYQALFSIDHVTSDHGGTFRCYGYYNQTPHMWSVPSEPLEIHITVLSKKPSLLTHQGQILDPGKSLTLQCCSDINYDRFALYKLGGADFTQNGGQWTQSGLSLANFTLGPVSSSTGGQYRCYGAHNLSSEWSASSDPLDILITGQRPFSPSLSVKPNSTVHSGDNVTLLCQSPYKVDTFILSKEGAAQQPQQLKSKSEAWDFQAEFSMSAVTSALSGTYRCYGSQDSSPYLLSYGSDPVELMVSGSIRASSPPPSRPMPTAASENQDHTVENLIRMGMAVMILIVIGILVFEGWGSQRQIHHAAEK; encoded by the exons atgctgctccaaagcctaggCACTGGCCCATCAGGAAACCCTAGGGTCTCAGGAGGTTCTGCAGAGGGGAGGACCTGTTCAAGCTTCAGGGCCAAACCTCTTACAGGGAACTGTCTTCCAGGACTGACTCTGGGCCTCAGGAACCTTGTGCTGGCAG GCGCCCTAGCTAAGCCTATCCTCACAGTTCAGCCAGACTCTGTGGTCTACAAGCAGACTACAGTGACCTTCTTCTGTGAGGGGACCACAGGAGCCAAAGAGTACATACTCTATAAAGAGAGATCCCAGTATCTACAGAGCACAGAGATTCCACAGAAGCCTAAGAAGAAGGCAGAATTCTCAATCCCAAAAATAGACCCCAATCAAGCGGGGCGATATCAATGTCGATATCAGACTCATGATGGATGGTCAGAGTTcagtgactccctggagctggtggtgacag gAGTACACAGCAAACCCAGCCTGTCAGCCCTGCCCAGTCCTGTGGTGTCTGAGGGAGGACATGTAACCCTCCAGTGTGTCTCAAAACAACGATACCACAGGTTCATTCTGACTGGGAAAGGAACACGGaatatctcccaaatgctggattcAAAGTATAACTACTCTATTCAGTACTACCAGGCCCTGTACTCTGTCGGCCCTGTGACCTCCAGCCAAAGGTGGACATTCCAATGCTACAGCAATTACGGGAGAAGCCCACTGCTGTGGTCAGAGCCTAGTGACCCCCTGGAGCTCCTGTTCTCAG GGACCCTCCACAAACCCATCATCAAGGCTGAGACAGGCTCTGTGGTCACCTCAGGAAGTCCCATGACCATCTGTTGTGAAGGGAGCCTGGATGCAGAAATATATGTTCTGCATAAAGAAGGAAGCCAAAAACCCTGGGGCACACAGACCCCAGAGAAGCCTGAGAACAAGGCCAAGTTCTCCATCCCTTTTGTGACAAAGCAACATGGGGGACAATATCGCTGTTACTGTTACAGCTCAGCTGGCTGGTCAGAGCGCAGTGACACCCTGGaactggtggtgacag GAATCTACCACAAAAAACCCAGACTGacagccctgcccagccctgtggtgactTTAGGAGAGAACATGACCCTACAGTGTGTCTCACAGGAGGGATATGATGAACTCGTTCTCAccaaggaagatcagaagttcctCAGCTCTCTGAACTCACAGTTTATATACAGTATTATACAGTACCAAGCCTTGTTCTCTATAGATCATGTAACATCAGACCATGGAGGGACATTCAGATGTTATGGTTACTACAACCAAACTCCACATATGTGGTCAGTACCCAGTGAACCCCTGGAAATACACATAACAG TTCTGTCCAAGAAGCCGTCCTTACTGACTCACCAAGGCCAgatcctggaccctgggaagagCCTCACCCTGCAGTGTTGCTCTGACATCAACTATGACAGATTTGCCCTGTACAAGTTAGGGGGAGCTGACTTCACCCAGAATGGGGGCCAGTGGACCCAGAGTGGCCTCTCCTTGGCCAACTTCACACTGGGCCCTGTGAGCAGCTCTACTGGAGGCCAATACAGATGCTATGGTGCACACAACCTCTCCTCTGAGTGGTCAGCCTCCAGTGACCCCCTGGACATCCTGATCACAG GACAGCGTCCCTTCAGTCCTTCCCTCTCAGTGAAGCCTAACTCCACAGTACACTCTGGAGACAACGTGACTCTGCTGTGTCAGTCACCATACAAAGTGGACACTTTCATTCTGTCCAAGGAGGGAGCAGCCCAACAACCCCAGCAACTAAAATCAAAATCTGAAGcttgggacttccaggcagaattCTCCATGAGTGCTGTGACCTCTGCCCTCTCGGGCACCTACAGGTGCTATGGATCTCAAGACTCATCTCCCTATCTCTTGTCATATGGCAGTGACCCTGTGGAGCTCATGGTCTCAG gaTCCATTAGAGCCTCAAGCCCACCACCCTCAAGACCTATGCCAACAGCTG CCTCAGAGAACCAGGATCACACAGTGGAGAATCTCATCAGGATGGGGATGGCTGTCATGATCCTCATAGTCATTGGGATTCTGGTCTTTGAGGGTTGGGGCAGCCAGAGACAGATCCACCATGCAGCTGAGAAGTAA